Proteins encoded together in one Deinococcus metalli window:
- a CDS encoding phenylalanine--tRNA ligase subunit beta: protein MKIAYSWLRELVPQLPPLSELEPTFAHLGLPLEGVEDVPAPPQGVLLVSVTRAEPIEGTQLTRLTLDTGANGEKVIASGAPNAVNLPAGTMVALVSPGTALGDVTYGVRAMQGVESWGMAASAKELGLGESAAGLMLFPAGTAAPGTPMRELWPADHVLDVEVTPNRADVLSALGLARDLAAYLKLDLVAPPAGPAPSGAGEIKVTLPPKGLTLERDPSRKLRFGCDHFAARTVSGLTNGPAPLWMQRRVTLAGMRSIDLIVDTSNYVMLELGQPTALYDRRDVTGDQIHVAFGLRQGEVVKDLLGGEHTVGPEDLLILDGGAPEVPSVAEAFATAGQPKAGDTVLGIAGIVGGDHGHVRADTRDVVIESAHFDPVLLRRTSTRLGLKTDAVYRYERGVDPLLAPRAADRVAALIAQAGRGTVHPGATVVGEPEVPAPIDTTGDQIRALLGMHVDTAEMRDILTRLGCAVTGSGDALHVTPPSWRVDMAIWQDLAEEVARLHGYAELPETLPTLRVHPSNIGAEKEGVERATLRRTLAGIGAQEVVTYTFTSDEEAARARTETPTARLRNPMTADRTGLRTALYPSLLRAAQAHPKGERALIFEIGRIFPQGGEAERLGLLMRGPLAAATHQPGVAGDFRTFKGLVESLAGTLGAAFELRQLRGDAVPAALHPGIAGEVVWNGQGIGWMGALHPEIAQDFGLKGDTFLMDVALPLPGRAWAFRDPSRAPAAWRDLAVVTPQTVSYGEVAALLRREGGEWLESVEPFDVYTGEQVGAGQRSVAVRLVFRAAKTLTDEDVDPVMDGLMAAIRAQGWSIREK from the coding sequence ATGAAAATCGCGTATTCCTGGCTTAGAGAACTCGTTCCTCAACTTCCGCCACTCTCGGAGCTGGAGCCGACCTTCGCGCACCTGGGCCTGCCTCTGGAGGGCGTGGAGGACGTGCCCGCGCCGCCGCAGGGCGTGCTGCTGGTGTCGGTCACCCGCGCCGAACCCATCGAGGGCACGCAGCTGACGAGGCTGACCCTCGACACCGGCGCGAACGGCGAGAAGGTCATTGCGAGCGGCGCGCCGAACGCCGTGAACCTGCCCGCAGGGACGATGGTCGCGCTGGTGTCGCCGGGCACCGCGCTGGGCGACGTGACGTACGGCGTGCGGGCCATGCAGGGCGTGGAGTCGTGGGGCATGGCGGCCAGCGCGAAGGAACTCGGCCTGGGCGAGAGCGCGGCGGGCCTCATGCTCTTCCCGGCGGGTACGGCCGCGCCGGGCACGCCGATGCGCGAGCTGTGGCCGGCGGATCACGTGCTGGACGTGGAGGTCACCCCCAACCGCGCCGACGTGCTGAGCGCGCTGGGTCTGGCGCGGGACCTCGCGGCGTACCTGAAGCTGGACCTGGTCGCTCCGCCGGCCGGGCCGGCGCCGAGCGGGGCAGGGGAGATCAAGGTGACGCTGCCACCGAAGGGCCTGACGCTGGAACGCGATCCGTCGCGCAAGCTGCGCTTCGGCTGCGACCACTTCGCGGCCCGCACGGTCTCGGGGCTCACGAACGGCCCCGCGCCGCTGTGGATGCAGCGCCGCGTGACGCTGGCCGGCATGCGGTCCATCGACCTGATCGTGGACACCAGCAATTACGTGATGCTGGAACTGGGCCAGCCGACCGCGCTGTACGACCGGCGGGACGTGACCGGTGACCAGATCCACGTGGCCTTCGGGCTGCGGCAGGGCGAGGTCGTGAAAGACCTGCTGGGCGGCGAGCACACCGTCGGCCCGGAAGACCTGCTGATCCTCGATGGCGGCGCGCCCGAGGTGCCCAGCGTCGCGGAGGCCTTCGCCACGGCGGGCCAGCCGAAGGCCGGCGACACTGTGCTGGGCATCGCGGGCATCGTGGGCGGCGACCACGGGCACGTCCGGGCGGACACGCGGGACGTGGTGATCGAATCCGCGCACTTCGACCCGGTGCTGCTGCGCCGCACGAGCACCCGTCTGGGCCTCAAGACCGACGCCGTGTACCGCTACGAGCGCGGCGTCGACCCGCTGCTGGCGCCCCGCGCCGCCGACCGTGTGGCCGCCCTGATCGCGCAGGCCGGGCGCGGCACCGTCCATCCCGGCGCGACCGTGGTGGGCGAGCCGGAGGTGCCCGCTCCCATCGACACCACCGGTGACCAGATTCGCGCGCTGCTGGGCATGCACGTGGACACGGCCGAGATGCGGGACATCCTCACGCGCCTGGGCTGCGCGGTCACGGGGAGCGGGGACGCGCTGCACGTCACGCCGCCGTCGTGGCGGGTCGATATGGCGATCTGGCAGGACCTCGCGGAGGAAGTCGCCCGGCTGCACGGCTACGCGGAACTGCCCGAGACGCTGCCGACCCTGCGGGTGCATCCCAGCAACATCGGCGCGGAGAAGGAGGGGGTGGAGCGGGCCACGCTGCGCCGGACGCTGGCCGGGATCGGCGCGCAGGAAGTCGTGACCTACACCTTCACCAGCGATGAGGAGGCCGCCCGCGCCCGCACCGAGACGCCCACGGCCCGCCTGCGCAACCCCATGACCGCCGACCGCACCGGCCTGCGAACGGCGCTGTACCCGTCGCTGCTGAGGGCCGCGCAGGCGCACCCGAAGGGCGAACGCGCGCTGATCTTCGAGATCGGCCGCATCTTCCCGCAGGGCGGCGAGGCCGAGCGCCTGGGCCTGCTGATGCGCGGGCCGCTGGCCGCCGCCACGCACCAGCCGGGCGTCGCCGGGGACTTCCGCACGTTCAAGGGCCTCGTCGAGTCGCTGGCCGGAACGCTCGGCGCGGCCTTCGAGTTGCGGCAACTGCGTGGGGATGCCGTCCCCGCCGCGCTGCACCCCGGCATCGCCGGCGAGGTCGTGTGGAACGGGCAGGGCATCGGCTGGATGGGCGCCCTGCACCCCGAGATCGCGCAGGACTTCGGTCTGAAGGGCGACACCTTCCTGATGGACGTCGCCCTGCCGCTGCCGGGCCGCGCGTGGGCCTTCCGCGATCCCAGCCGCGCGCCCGCCGCATGGCGTGACCTCGCGGTCGTCACCCCGCAGACCGTCAGCTACGGCGAGGTGGCCGCCCTGCTGCGCCGCGAGGGCGGCGAGTGGCTGGAGAGCGTGGAGCCCTTCGACGTATACACCGGCGAGCAGGTGGGCGCGGGCCAGCGTTCCGTGGCCGTGCGCCTCGTGTTCCGCGCCGCGAAGACCCTCACGGACGAGGACGTCGATCCCGTCATGGACGGGCTGATGGCCGCCATCCGCGCGCAGGGCTGGAGCATCCGCGAGAAGTGA
- a CDS encoding NUDIX domain-containing protein has product MSLMELRKVWGSAPLLAVSVGVFIRDEHGRVLLQRRGDDGRWSEPGGALDPGEDFLTGARRELLEETGLTCDDLALLPLPEGLQDGPDLYGRYPNGHEIYVVGRRALGTLPAAALEHAAPDDSGETLELAWFALDALPDLSSNANRRSLSVLRARVGLPPLPLAPTPPPPPLGNHLMDLRKLVGPRPLFSPGANVLVTDDHSRLLLLRHGGTRKWTLPGGGLEPGETFEQTAARELLEETGLTAARLEPLEMYAGPAYRFTYPNGDTVDNVSVLYRAHGVTGDLTPQDGEVLETGWFGVDDLPDDDELSGELIRANVRHWREGQSTQP; this is encoded by the coding sequence ATGAGCCTGATGGAACTGCGCAAGGTCTGGGGGAGTGCGCCGCTGCTGGCCGTGTCGGTGGGCGTGTTCATCCGCGACGAGCACGGGCGGGTGCTGCTGCAACGGCGGGGCGACGACGGCCGGTGGAGCGAGCCCGGCGGCGCCCTCGACCCCGGCGAGGATTTCCTGACCGGCGCGCGCCGTGAACTGCTGGAGGAAACGGGCCTGACGTGTGACGATCTGGCCCTGCTTCCCCTCCCGGAGGGCCTACAGGACGGCCCCGACCTCTACGGCCGCTATCCCAACGGCCACGAGATCTACGTCGTGGGCCGGCGCGCCCTGGGCACGCTGCCCGCCGCCGCGCTGGAGCACGCCGCGCCGGACGACAGCGGCGAGACGCTGGAACTGGCGTGGTTTGCGCTGGACGCCCTGCCAGACCTGAGCAGCAACGCGAACCGCCGGAGCCTGAGTGTGCTGCGCGCGCGCGTGGGCCTGCCGCCGTTGCCGCTGGCTCCCACACCGCCCCCGCCGCCCCTCGGGAACCACCTGATGGACTTGCGGAAACTGGTCGGCCCGCGGCCCCTGTTTTCGCCCGGCGCCAACGTCCTCGTGACGGACGATCACAGCAGACTGTTGCTGCTCCGGCACGGGGGTACGAGGAAGTGGACGCTGCCCGGCGGCGGCCTGGAACCCGGCGAGACCTTCGAGCAGACCGCTGCGCGCGAGCTGTTGGAGGAAACCGGACTCACGGCCGCGCGGCTGGAACCGCTGGAGATGTACGCCGGCCCCGCGTACCGCTTCACGTACCCGAACGGCGACACCGTGGACAACGTCTCGGTGCTGTACCGCGCGCACGGCGTGACCGGCGACCTGACCCCACAGGACGGCGAGGTGCTGGAGACAGGGTGGTTCGGTGTGGACGACCTGCCCGACGACGACGAGCTGAGCGGAGAGCTGATCCGGGCGAACGTCCGCCACTGGAGAGAGGGCCAGAGCACGCAGCCCTGA
- a CDS encoding 2-phosphosulfolactate phosphatase produces the protein MFFDQSAFRVRCEWGEAAVRRLAPQADAVVIVDVLSFTTCVDVAVSRGAAVLPYRWRDDSAAAFAQAHGAVLASSERGSADGYSLSPSSLIAIPVGETLVLPSPNGGTLCALAAETGAAVYAACLCNARAVGEHLRGAGRVLVVPAGERWPDGTLRPALEDWLGAGAVISALAGDASPEAEAAARAFLAARADLPRIVRDCSSGRELIGRGFAADVDLAAQVHVSGAVPVLRDGAFRRT, from the coding sequence GTGTTCTTCGACCAGTCGGCCTTCCGCGTGCGCTGTGAGTGGGGCGAGGCGGCCGTGCGGCGCCTCGCCCCGCAGGCCGACGCCGTGGTGATCGTGGACGTGCTGTCCTTCACGACCTGCGTGGACGTGGCGGTGTCGCGCGGCGCGGCCGTGTTGCCCTACCGCTGGCGGGACGACTCGGCCGCCGCCTTCGCGCAGGCCCACGGAGCCGTGCTGGCGAGTTCAGAGCGGGGCTCCGCGGACGGTTACTCCCTATCCCCGTCGTCCCTGATTGCCATTCCGGTGGGCGAGACGCTGGTGCTGCCGTCTCCGAACGGCGGGACGCTGTGTGCCCTGGCTGCCGAAACCGGCGCGGCCGTGTACGCCGCGTGCCTCTGCAACGCGCGGGCGGTGGGGGAGCACCTGCGCGGAGCGGGCCGCGTGCTGGTCGTGCCCGCCGGCGAACGCTGGCCGGACGGCACGCTGCGTCCCGCCCTGGAGGACTGGCTGGGGGCCGGCGCGGTCATCTCGGCGCTGGCCGGTGACGCCTCGCCCGAGGCGGAGGCCGCCGCGCGGGCGTTCCTCGCGGCCCGGGCCGACCTGCCCCGGATCGTGCGGGACTGCTCGTCCGGCCGGGAACTGATCGGGCGCGGCTTCGCGGCGGATGTGGACCTCGCCGCGCAGGTCCATGTCAGCGGCGCAGTGCCGGTGCTGCGGGATGGGGCCTTCCGGCGGACGTGA
- a CDS encoding DUF512 domain-containing protein, translating into MTVTAAVELQDTLYPAPIKSVEAGSAAERSGVQPGDVLLRVNGQPVTDVLAYRHALSQGPATLEIARPRLAPQVMTGVPGTAQDHHRLLLPAPPSLDETFTFTVEWEDPGLEFEEVLFDGIRKCANKCDFCYVHQMPRGFRKSLYIMDDDFRLSFLYGSFVTLTNLTETDIQRIQDENLSPLYVSVHTANQDLRQDMMKWWRLKVKDPQAVQIRNMIERLEDIDLYTQIVLVPERNDREHLDETVEYLSSRPNVLSAAVVPIGLTSHRTNLPDVRTFTREEAQDTLRRLNVWRRQFLAERGTRFVFPSDELYLLAGEPLPPEEEYEGFPMLENGVGMIRDFLTEGLPELPAALPEPKTVILGTGSLFADSLDRAVEPLRAIQGLTLEVRAVENKTFGKVTTVAGLLTGRCFRHAVRPGEADLLIVPPTTLRYGTELMLDDTSLDELRREFRMDVRAGGATLGELARVILSGAQSSGHQWGMSAHAVKDGGEDEPAEARIAEQGMRGQA; encoded by the coding sequence ATGACCGTGACGGCCGCCGTAGAACTTCAGGACACGCTGTACCCCGCGCCGATCAAGTCGGTGGAGGCGGGCAGTGCGGCCGAGCGCTCCGGCGTGCAGCCGGGGGACGTGCTGCTGCGCGTGAACGGCCAGCCGGTCACGGACGTGCTGGCGTACCGGCACGCGCTGTCGCAGGGGCCGGCCACGCTGGAGATCGCCCGGCCGCGGCTGGCCCCGCAGGTCATGACCGGCGTGCCCGGCACCGCGCAGGACCACCACCGCCTGCTGCTGCCGGCGCCGCCCAGCCTGGACGAGACCTTCACCTTCACGGTCGAGTGGGAAGACCCTGGCCTGGAGTTCGAGGAAGTGCTGTTCGACGGCATCCGCAAGTGCGCCAACAAGTGCGATTTCTGCTACGTGCACCAGATGCCGCGCGGCTTCCGCAAGAGCCTGTACATCATGGACGACGACTTCCGGCTGTCGTTTCTGTACGGCTCCTTCGTGACCCTCACGAACCTGACGGAAACGGACATCCAGCGCATTCAGGACGAGAACCTGTCGCCGCTGTACGTGTCGGTCCACACCGCCAACCAGGACCTGCGCCAGGACATGATGAAGTGGTGGCGCCTGAAGGTGAAGGATCCGCAGGCAGTGCAGATCCGGAACATGATCGAGCGGCTGGAGGACATCGACCTCTACACCCAGATCGTGCTGGTGCCGGAGCGCAACGACCGCGAGCACCTCGACGAGACGGTCGAGTACCTGTCGAGCCGCCCGAACGTGCTGTCGGCGGCGGTGGTGCCAATCGGCCTGACGTCGCACCGCACGAACCTGCCGGACGTCCGCACCTTCACGCGCGAGGAGGCGCAGGACACCCTCAGGCGCCTGAACGTGTGGCGCCGGCAGTTTCTCGCGGAGCGCGGCACCCGCTTCGTGTTTCCGTCCGACGAACTGTACCTGCTGGCCGGCGAGCCCCTTCCCCCCGAGGAGGAGTACGAGGGCTTCCCCATGCTGGAAAACGGCGTGGGCATGATCCGCGATTTCCTCACCGAGGGCCTGCCGGAGCTGCCGGCGGCGCTGCCCGAACCGAAGACGGTCATCCTGGGCACCGGATCGCTGTTCGCGGACTCGCTTGACCGCGCGGTGGAGCCCCTGCGCGCCATCCAGGGCCTCACGCTGGAGGTGCGCGCGGTGGAGAACAAGACCTTCGGCAAGGTCACGACGGTGGCGGGCCTGCTGACGGGCCGCTGCTTCCGGCACGCGGTCAGGCCCGGCGAGGCCGACCTGCTGATCGTGCCGCCCACCACCCTGCGCTACGGCACCGAACTCATGCTGGACGACACCAGCCTGGACGAACTGCGCCGCGAGTTCCGCATGGACGTCCGCGCCGGCGGCGCTACGCTGGGCGAACTGGCCCGCGTGATCCTGTCGGGCGCGCAGAGCAGCGGCCACCAGTGGGGCATGAGCGCCCACGCGGTGAAGGACGGCGGGGAAGACGAGCCCGCCGAGGCCCGCATCGCCGAGCAGGGCATGCGCGGTCAGGCGTAG
- a CDS encoding xanthine dehydrogenase family protein molybdopterin-binding subunit: MTTTTYLGKRRKIIDGLEKVRGRARYAGDLTLAAMLHARPVLSPYPHARVRGIDTAAALAAPGVVAVLTGADLNGGRVAYSRPNMILAGEEVVFAGQPVALVLAETDAQATDGAALVEIDYEELPAVEDAGQALADEVLVWPGGVPKAETSLASLHGGEAGAEAAHTPTNIDEARTFERGDVDAALRSAHAVVEGTYVNAPVHQSYLEPHAVVAEPGRRPGQVTVYTSTQGQYTVRNEVAGALGLREGDVRVEPMTVGGGFGAKYGITDALVTAAALHMDRPVRMVLTRTEDMLTTMPAPGTRITVKLGADADGTIVGLDVHAVIENGVFRFGHAGIIATIIGGMYRCKDVRVRTQELLLNRAASGAYRAPGMPQALFALESAVDDLAQALGTDPLTLRVKNAVQAGDATGTGRPWPDIGLHACLERVREHPLWQERGRVPNEGVGLAIGGWPGAFSPTGAVCRVDTDGTVRLHVGSVDISGVHSSMVLIAAETLGVDPDTVEIVQGSTDSGPYAPGSGGSQITISLSGAVLDASTQVREQLIDLAARHFEAHRDDIELEGGSARVAGVPDKTITIGKLAALGQRTAGGPGPVVAEGRAALKAGAPGFTAQLVHVRVDPDTGHVALLGAATIQDVGYALNPMLVEGQMQGGMAQGLGIGLYEGQRFEHGALGNPNFMEYAFPTATDIPPIDAVIVEQPSEHGPFGARIVGEPPITAGAAAVANAIRDAVGVRVTELPVTAERVWTLLRDRATAAD; encoded by the coding sequence ATGACCACGACCACCTACCTCGGCAAGCGGCGCAAGATCATCGACGGCCTGGAGAAGGTGCGGGGCCGCGCCCGGTACGCCGGCGACCTGACCCTCGCGGCGATGCTGCACGCCCGCCCGGTGCTCTCGCCGTACCCGCACGCCCGCGTCCGGGGCATCGACACGGCGGCGGCGCTGGCGGCGCCGGGCGTGGTGGCGGTGCTGACCGGAGCCGACCTGAACGGCGGCCGGGTCGCGTACTCGCGCCCGAACATGATCCTGGCCGGCGAGGAGGTCGTGTTCGCCGGCCAGCCGGTGGCGCTGGTGCTGGCCGAGACCGACGCGCAGGCCACCGACGGCGCGGCGCTGGTCGAGATCGACTACGAGGAACTGCCGGCCGTGGAGGACGCCGGGCAGGCCCTGGCGGACGAGGTGCTGGTGTGGCCGGGCGGCGTGCCGAAGGCCGAGACCAGCCTGGCCAGCCTGCACGGCGGCGAGGCCGGCGCTGAGGCCGCGCACACGCCCACCAACATCGACGAGGCGCGCACCTTCGAGCGCGGCGACGTGGACGCCGCCCTGAGGAGCGCGCACGCGGTCGTGGAGGGGACGTACGTGAACGCGCCGGTGCACCAGTCGTACCTGGAGCCGCACGCGGTGGTGGCGGAACCCGGCCGGCGGCCCGGTCAGGTGACGGTGTACACCAGCACGCAGGGCCAGTACACCGTGCGCAATGAGGTCGCGGGCGCGCTGGGCCTGCGCGAGGGCGACGTGCGGGTGGAACCCATGACCGTCGGCGGGGGCTTCGGCGCGAAGTACGGCATCACCGACGCGCTGGTCACGGCCGCCGCGCTGCACATGGACCGCCCGGTGCGGATGGTGCTCACGCGCACCGAGGACATGCTGACCACCATGCCGGCCCCCGGCACGCGCATCACCGTGAAGCTGGGCGCCGACGCCGACGGCACCATCGTCGGGCTGGACGTGCACGCCGTGATCGAGAACGGGGTGTTCCGCTTCGGGCACGCGGGCATCATCGCCACCATCATCGGCGGGATGTACCGCTGCAAGGATGTCCGGGTCCGCACGCAGGAACTGCTGCTCAACCGCGCGGCCAGCGGCGCGTACCGTGCGCCCGGCATGCCGCAGGCGCTGTTCGCGCTGGAGAGCGCCGTGGACGACCTCGCGCAGGCGCTGGGCACCGATCCCCTCACGCTGCGCGTGAAGAACGCCGTGCAGGCCGGCGACGCCACTGGCACCGGCCGTCCGTGGCCGGACATCGGCCTGCACGCGTGCCTGGAGCGCGTGCGCGAGCATCCGCTGTGGCAGGAGCGGGGCCGCGTGCCGAACGAGGGCGTGGGCCTCGCCATCGGCGGGTGGCCGGGCGCGTTCTCGCCCACCGGCGCGGTGTGCCGCGTGGACACCGACGGCACTGTGCGGCTGCACGTCGGCAGCGTGGACATCAGCGGCGTGCACAGCTCGATGGTGCTGATCGCGGCCGAGACGCTGGGCGTCGATCCGGACACCGTGGAGATCGTGCAGGGCAGTACCGACAGCGGCCCCTACGCGCCGGGCTCCGGCGGCTCGCAGATCACCATCAGCCTGTCGGGCGCGGTGCTGGACGCCAGCACGCAGGTGCGCGAGCAGCTGATCGACCTCGCTGCCCGGCACTTCGAGGCGCACCGCGACGACATCGAACTGGAGGGCGGCAGCGCCCGCGTGGCCGGCGTGCCCGACAAGACCATCACCATCGGCAAGCTCGCCGCGCTGGGGCAGCGCACGGCCGGCGGCCCCGGACCGGTGGTGGCCGAGGGCCGCGCGGCCCTGAAGGCGGGCGCGCCGGGCTTCACCGCGCAGCTCGTGCACGTGCGCGTCGATCCGGACACCGGGCATGTCGCCCTGCTGGGCGCGGCCACCATCCAGGACGTCGGCTACGCGCTGAACCCCATGCTGGTGGAGGGCCAGATGCAGGGCGGGATGGCGCAGGGCCTGGGCATCGGCCTGTACGAGGGCCAGCGCTTCGAGCACGGCGCGCTGGGCAACCCCAATTTCATGGAATACGCCTTTCCCACTGCCACCGACATCCCGCCCATCGACGCGGTGATCGTCGAGCAGCCGTCCGAGCACGGGCCGTTCGGCGCGCGCATCGTGGGCGAGCCGCCCATCACCGCCGGGGCCGCGGCCGTGGCGAACGCGATCCGGGATGCGGTGGGCGTGCGGGTCACGGAGCTGCCGGTGACGGCGGAGCGGGTGTGGACGCTGCTGCGTGACCGGGCGACCGCCGCGGACTGA
- a CDS encoding CaiB/BaiF CoA transferase family protein, with translation MIPTLPLSGVRVADFTRVLTGPFATMLLGDLGADVIKVEPPGGDDTRGWGPPFQMGEGGRESSYFLSVNRNKRSVILDLKAPAGLDAARALVAGSDVLVENFRPGTLDRLGLGWDALHAEFPRLIYATITGFGLSGPYRDRAGYDVVAQGMGGMMSYNGDVGGPPLRVGVAVADVFSGALITQAILAALYQREKTGVGTRVDVNLLESVISLGSSQVGRYLATGEVPVPVGNDHRSIVPYGTVRCGDGYVNIAVGNDALWRRFCAALELTELGADPRFATNEGRVEHRAALDARMVGALAAFTRQELMERLDVAGVPCGPVNDLAEVFADPHVQGRGVAVTVPHPTLGETTVTSPPWRFDGEALPVRRAPPTPGQHTAEVLAELGGGPDTR, from the coding sequence ATGATCCCCACCCTGCCGCTGTCCGGCGTGCGGGTGGCCGATTTCACGCGCGTGCTGACCGGCCCCTTTGCCACCATGCTGCTCGGTGACCTGGGCGCGGACGTGATCAAGGTCGAGCCGCCCGGTGGGGACGACACGCGCGGGTGGGGGCCGCCCTTCCAGATGGGCGAAGGCGGGCGCGAGTCGAGTTACTTCCTGAGCGTGAACCGCAACAAGCGCAGCGTGATCCTCGACCTGAAGGCGCCGGCGGGCCTGGACGCGGCGCGGGCGCTGGTGGCGGGCAGCGACGTCCTGGTCGAGAACTTCCGGCCCGGCACGCTGGACCGTCTGGGCCTGGGCTGGGACGCGCTGCACGCCGAGTTCCCGCGCCTGATCTACGCGACCATCACGGGCTTCGGCCTGAGCGGGCCGTACCGTGACCGCGCCGGCTACGACGTCGTTGCGCAGGGCATGGGCGGCATGATGAGCTACAACGGCGACGTGGGCGGCCCGCCGCTGCGGGTGGGCGTGGCCGTGGCGGACGTGTTCAGCGGCGCGCTGATCACGCAGGCGATCCTGGCGGCGCTGTACCAGCGCGAGAAGACCGGCGTGGGCACGCGGGTGGACGTGAACCTGCTCGAGAGCGTGATCTCGCTGGGTTCCTCGCAGGTAGGCCGTTACCTCGCCACGGGGGAGGTGCCGGTGCCCGTGGGCAACGACCACCGCTCCATCGTGCCGTACGGCACGGTGCGCTGTGGCGACGGATACGTGAACATCGCGGTGGGCAACGACGCGCTGTGGCGGCGCTTCTGCGCGGCGCTGGAACTCACGGAACTCGGCGCGGACCCGCGCTTCGCCACCAACGAGGGGCGCGTCGAGCACCGCGCCGCCCTGGACGCGCGGATGGTCGGGGCGCTCGCGGCCTTCACCCGCCAGGAGCTGATGGAGCGGCTGGACGTGGCGGGCGTGCCCTGCGGCCCCGTGAACGACCTCGCGGAGGTCTTTGCCGATCCGCATGTGCAGGGCCGCGGCGTGGCCGTCACGGTGCCGCACCCCACGCTGGGCGAGACGACCGTCACGTCGCCCCCGTGGCGCTTCGACGGCGAGGCCCTGCCGGTGCGACGCGCGCCGCCCACCCCCGGCCAGCACACGGCGGAGGTGCTCGCGGAACTCGGGGGCGGGCCGGACACGCGCTGA
- a CDS encoding GGDEF domain-containing protein → MLRDASTTARPPDDAGQRRVLAALAVLADVIHVVTLVYFWHHGSGRVTQAASSLAITLLLTGLVLWPAFPLRRLQHIVVGMVCALFVLNLVSVYQTGRPITSGLLIHAVILALFAYTWLPPRVATVVLGSSYAVLAGAATVSRAPDVPGVLLVGLTLPLVWYLTVHGREVSRERGRSDALHTLAYRDPLTGAHNRRAGSDVLGALLDGPEPGGEVAVALFDLDHFKQINDTLGHQQGDRMLVAVAESLTHSFGQSGTVVRWGGEEFLVILPGVPRPRARALVDAALDAVRAMHLSGLPAMTISAGLAYASETRDPVALLDLADGRLYQAKAAGRDRAR, encoded by the coding sequence ATGCTGCGAGACGCGTCGACCACTGCCCGTCCCCCGGACGACGCCGGCCAGCGCCGGGTCCTGGCGGCGCTGGCGGTGCTCGCCGACGTGATCCACGTGGTCACGCTGGTGTACTTCTGGCATCACGGCAGCGGGCGCGTCACGCAGGCCGCCTCCAGCCTGGCCATCACGCTCCTGCTCACCGGCCTGGTGCTGTGGCCGGCGTTTCCGCTGCGGCGCCTGCAGCACATCGTGGTCGGGATGGTCTGCGCGCTGTTCGTGCTGAACCTCGTGAGCGTGTACCAGACCGGGCGGCCGATCACCTCGGGGTTGCTGATCCACGCGGTGATCCTGGCGCTGTTCGCGTACACGTGGCTGCCGCCGCGCGTGGCGACCGTGGTGCTGGGGAGCAGCTATGCGGTGCTGGCCGGCGCGGCCACGGTGTCGCGCGCGCCGGACGTGCCGGGCGTGCTGCTGGTGGGGCTCACGCTGCCGCTGGTGTGGTACCTGACCGTGCACGGCCGCGAGGTCAGCCGTGAGCGCGGGCGCAGCGACGCCCTGCACACCCTGGCCTACCGCGACCCCCTGACCGGCGCGCACAACCGCCGGGCCGGCAGCGACGTGCTCGGCGCCCTGCTGGACGGTCCGGAACCGGGTGGCGAGGTCGCCGTGGCGCTCTTTGACCTCGACCACTTCAAGCAGATCAACGACACACTGGGGCACCAGCAGGGCGACCGGATGCTGGTCGCGGTCGCGGAGTCCCTGACGCATAGTTTCGGGCAGAGCGGCACGGTCGTCCGCTGGGGCGGCGAGGAATTCCTGGTGATCCTGCCCGGCGTGCCCCGCCCACGGGCCCGCGCGCTGGTGGACGCCGCCCTGGACGCCGTGCGGGCCATGCACCTGAGCGGCCTGCCCGCCATGACCATCAGCGCGGGCCTGGCGTACGCCAGCGAGACCCGCGATCCGGTCGCGCTGCTCGACCTGGCCGACGGCCGGCTGTACCAGGCCAAGGCCGCCGGCCGTGACCGCGCGCGCTGA